TTGGTCGAGCCGGTCGTAGAGGCGTTGTAGCATGGGGTCGCAGTCGGCCTGATCGGTAGCGGGCAGGTATTCCTCGATGCGCGAGATGCCCTTGAGACCCATGTTTTGGGTGATCTCCACGGCGTTGGTGCTCCACGGGGTGATCATTTCGCGGCGAGGCCCGACGAATCGGCCTTCGATTTCGGGAGAGTCTACGGCAGCTGCCTGGCCAAAGAGCCAGCTGAGTGGGGCGCGTTCATCCTCGGTCAGGGCGTGGTCTACTTCAACGGCATAGACCGTTCCGGCGGGTAGGTGGAAGAATTGGATCATTTGTAGTTACGAGTGGTTAGGGGTAGGGAGTGCCGGGAGTCATCAGCCATCGGGGCGCCGCGCTACCACCGTTTAACGATGCGCAAAAATACAGGTTCTTGCCGTGGGGTGTACTCACGCGGGGGTCCAAAATATATATCTGTATGCTGAACCCTAAACCTATGGCGGTTCAACACTCCTATCCCGCGGCCGTCCCCTGCGGGGCCGTTTGTGGGGCGTATGCTGTTGCGGCCCTACGCCGGGTACACGCATCACATCAAAATCCGGATCGGTTACGTGAATCCCCCAAACGTATCGCTTCCCAATCCGGGTTGGTTACGTGAACCCGCGGCGGCCTCAGGGCGAGGCGATTTTGCTACCTTTGCAACCATCATGCGCAGACAGTCCACAATGACCCTACGATTTGCCCAACCCCTGACTCCTCACACTTCCTTTGACGCAACAAGATGATGGTGGATTTACTGGAACTCTTTCGCACGGGGATGATTATAGGCATACTGGTGTCGGCTCCGATGGGCCCCATCGGCATGCTCTGCATCCAGCGCACCCTCTCCGAAGGTCGTTGGCACGGCTTTGTAAGCGGACTCGGGGCGGCCCTCTCTGACGTGATCTATGCCGCCGTGACAGCCCTCTCGATGGGATTGGTGGTCAACTTTGTCGAGGCACACCAGAAGCCGCTCGAGGTATTTGGCAGTTTGGTACTCGGCGCCTTTGGTTACTACATTTTCCAGGCCAATCCCGTCAAACGTTTACGCAAGAACAGCGCCTCGCGCCTCTCCTTGGTGCAAGATTTTATCTCAGCCTTTCTGCTCACCCTGAGCAATGTACTGATTGTATTCCTATATATCGGCCTCTTCGCCCGGTTCTCCTTCGTCTTTTCGGCCAGCGTCTGGGACGTGCCCATTGGTCTGACCGGTATTGCCGCCGGAGCCGTCCTGTGGTGGCTGTTGATCACCTACCTCGTGTCGCGCCTCCGCCGATGGTTCAACATTCGCAGTATCCGCATACTGAACCGCATCGTAGGCTCCGCCATCATCCTCCTCTCCATCCTCGGGCTCGTCTACGCCTTCGCCTAATTCGGAAAACACGGCCGTATTTTGATGGATAACGTGTATCCGGTTCGGAAAACACGGCCGTATTTTGATGGATAACGCGTACCCGGTTCGAAAAACACATTCGTATTTCGATGGATAACGTGTACCGGGTACGGAAAACATGTCCGTATCCCTAACCGAAACACATACCCCGTTCGAAAAACGTATTCGTATTTTGATGTACGGCATGTAACGCGTGTAGGGGCGTATTGCATACGCCCCACGAACGCCGCCCATAGGTGGCGAAAACATGTCCGTATCCCCAACCGAAATATGTACCCCGTTCGGAAAACGTATTCGTATTTCGATGTATGGCATGTAACACGTGTAGGGGCGTATTGCATACGCCCTACAAACGCCGCCCATAGGTGGCGAAAACATGTCCGTATCCCTAACCGAAACATATTCCCGATTCGGAAAACATATCCATATACCTAACCGTCGCCCCCAAAAACCACCCATAACATGACCATCATTCGGCCCCATGGGGCCGTCTGTGGGGCGTATTCAATACGCCCCTACAACCGGGGACACGCCTTATTTGGAATAACATGGCCGTATTTCTAACTGCCGATAGGTTTGATATGACAATACGGCAGGTATTTTGAACTACCGAGGGGTATTACATGAAAATACGGCAGGTATTTTCAACTCCGGAGTGGTAGGGACTGAAAATACGGCAGGTATTTTCAACTCCTGAGCCTCGGTAGTTCAAAATACCTGCCGTATTGTCATACATATGCGCTCGGTAGTTGTCTTGACGGTCGTGTTACGGGGTATCACGGGGTCCTATGGTTGAAAATACGGTCGTGTTACGACCACCGCGGAAGGGCCGCACCTATGTATTCGGTCGTGTTATAGGATGTTTTTGGGGACGGCGGTTGGAAATACGGATATGTTTTCCGAACCCGGTACACGTCATACATTAAAATACGGACACGTTCCCCCGACCCAATACACGCCACACACAGAAAAACACACCCTATTTTTCAACATTCGTCCAATGGGGGTAACCATGACCGGGAGGTTTGGCCTACCTTTGGGGCCGTTCATTTCAAGAATAACGTATTAAAGACCTACTTATGACACCTTTCAGTAAGACCGCCTATCCGATTTTTGAACGCGCCATAGACGATTATCACGTCTCAGACGATGTCGACGCACCTATCCGCAACCCTTACCCCGCACCCGGGATTGAGGCCAACTTGTATCTCAAGAACTGGATCGACACGGTGCAATGGCATTTGGAAGACATTGTGCGCGACCCTGAGATCGACCCTATTCGTGCCCTGCAGATCAAGCGCCGGATAGATCGCTCGAACCAGGAGCGGACGGATCTGGTGGAGCGCATTGATAGCTATTTCTTGACCCTATACAAGGACGTGCAGCCAGCGGCAGATGCTACGATCAATACTGAAAGCCCAGCTTGGGCCGTCGACCGCCTCTCGATACTGGCCCTGAAGATCTACCACATGCGTCAGGAGGTTGACCGTACGGATGTCGACGAGGCTCATCGGGAGGCTTGCCGGCGTAAGCTGGCGGTGCTGTTGGAGCAGCGCGCAGACCTCTCACTGGCCTTGGATCAGCTGCTGGCGGACATTGCGGCGGGCCGTAAGTACATGAAAGTCTACCGACAGATGAAGATGTACAACGATCCCTCGCTTAACCCCGTGCTGTATGGCAAGAAAGAAGGGTGACGGGTCGCTCCGCGCGCTCGTGATCCGCTTCCGCCGGGTCGGCGACGCCGTCTTGGCGGTTGCCGCGTGCAGCTCCCTGAAGCGCTCCTTTCCCGATATACGTGTGGATTTCGTACTCAACGAGGCCATCGCTCCCCTTTTCGAGGGTCATCCGGACATCGATCGCGTGGTCACGTTTACCGATACGGACAATGCGAACCCATGGCGGTACGTCCGGCGTGTCTTCGACGTCATGCGCAAGACACGTTACGACATCCTGATCGACATGCGCGCTACCCCGCGGACGTTGCTCTTCAGCCTCTTCTCCCTCCGTACCCCTTATCGCATCGGGACGCGCAAGCCCTACAGTCGCCTCCTCCATAACTATCGCGTAGCCGACCGCATCGACCCCTCGCTCGACATGGTGCAGCGCGACTTGCTCCTGCTCTCGCCCCTCGAGCGACTCGGGCCGTTGCGCTTAGATCCCACGTTCCGCCTCTACGTCTCCGACAAGGATCGGGCTACCTACCGCGCTTATATGGAGGGCAAAGGGGTCGATTTCACGAAGCCCATCGTGCTGGCGGCTGTTGCAACACGCATCGAGGGCAAAGGCTGGGAGATGGAGCGTATGGTCGGCGTGCTCCGACACGTAATCGACACCTTCCACCCCCAGATCATCCTGAACCATTCCGGCTACCGCGAGCTGGAGATCAGTCTCATGCTTTACGAGCGCATGGACTACGACCCGCATATCCTTCCCGAGATCGAGGCCACAACGCTACGCGAACTGCGCGCCCTGACCTCGCTCTGCGACTTCTTCTTTGGTAACGAGGGCGGCCCCCGGCACATCGCCCAGGCGCTCGACACCCCCTCGTACGCCATCTATCCCCCGGGCATCAGTCGGCGGCTATGGCTGCCCGGCGACAGTCCGCGACACCGTGGCATCAGCCCGGACGACATCGCCCCCCCCTCCCCCACCGCTACCCGTGCCGAGCGCTTCGACCTGGTGACAGTCGACCGCGTCTGGTCCGACCTCGAACCCATGATGCGGGAATATCTGGGCTACGCCCAGTAGCATCCGGCCTCTGGCCGGGGTAGTGGGGGCTGCGCCCCGGTAGTTACGCGCCCTTGGCGCGGGTAGTCAAGGGCTACGCCCAGTAGCATCCGGCCTCTAGCCGGGGTAGTAGGGGCTGCGCCCCGGTAGTTACGCGCCCTTGGCACGGGTAGTCAAGGGCTACGCCCGGTAGCTTCCGGCCTCTGGCCGGGGTAGTAGGGGCTGCGCCCCGGTAGTTACGCGCCGTTGGCGCGGGTAGTCAAGGGCTACGCCCGGTAGCTTCCGGCCTCTGGCCGGGGTAGTAGGGGCTGCGCCCCGGTAGTTACGCGCCGTTGGCACGGGTAGTCAAGGGCTACGCCCGGTAGCTTCCGGCCTCTGGCCGGGGTAGTAGGGGCTGCGCCCCGGTAGTTACGCGCCGTTGGCGCGGGTAGTCAAGGGCTACGCCCGGTAGCTTCCGGCCTCTGGCCGGTGTAGTAGGGGCTGCGCCCCGGTAGTTACGCGCCGTTGGCGCGGGTAGTTAGAAGTAGTTTAATGTAGCTTCTACCTACTGACGTCTCCACTATACGCGCCGCAAGGCGCATAACTACCGACCGAAGGCCGTAATCCCTGCGCCGCAAGGCGCATAACTACCGGCCGAAGGCCGCACTACCCGCACCGCAAGGCGCATCACTACCGGCCGAAGGCCGTACTACCTGCGCCGTAAGGCGCATAACTACCGGCCGAAGGCCGAACTCCTCGCGCCGCAAGGTGCATCACTACCGGCCGAAGGCCATACTCCCTGCGCCGCAAAGCGCATAACTACCGGCCGAAGGCCGTAATCCCTGCGCCGCAAGGCGCATCACTACCGGCCGAAGGCCGTAATCCCTGCGCCGCAAGGCGCATCACTACCGGCCGAAGGCCGTAATCCCTGCGCCGCAAGGCGCATCACTACCGGCAGAAGGCCGTAATCCCCGCGCCGCAAGGCGCATAACTACCGGCCGAAGGCCGTAATCCCCGCGCCGTAAGGCGCATAACTACCGGCCGAATGCCGTAATCCCCGCGCCGCAAGGCGCATCACTACCGGCCGAAGGCCATACTACCTATTTTATGGACATCTTTCAATACACCTTCTTTCAGAACGCCCTCCT
The sequence above is drawn from the Tannerella serpentiformis genome and encodes:
- a CDS encoding LysE family translocator; the encoded protein is MVDLLELFRTGMIIGILVSAPMGPIGMLCIQRTLSEGRWHGFVSGLGAALSDVIYAAVTALSMGLVVNFVEAHQKPLEVFGSLVLGAFGYYIFQANPVKRLRKNSASRLSLVQDFISAFLLTLSNVLIVFLYIGLFARFSFVFSASVWDVPIGLTGIAAGAVLWWLLITYLVSRLRRWFNIRSIRILNRIVGSAIILLSILGLVYAFA
- a CDS encoding DUF4254 domain-containing protein, translating into MTPFSKTAYPIFERAIDDYHVSDDVDAPIRNPYPAPGIEANLYLKNWIDTVQWHLEDIVRDPEIDPIRALQIKRRIDRSNQERTDLVERIDSYFLTLYKDVQPAADATINTESPAWAVDRLSILALKIYHMRQEVDRTDVDEAHREACRRKLAVLLEQRADLSLALDQLLADIAAGRKYMKVYRQMKMYNDPSLNPVLYGKKEG
- a CDS encoding glycosyltransferase family 9 protein — translated: MARKKGDGSLRALVIRFRRVGDAVLAVAACSSLKRSFPDIRVDFVLNEAIAPLFEGHPDIDRVVTFTDTDNANPWRYVRRVFDVMRKTRYDILIDMRATPRTLLFSLFSLRTPYRIGTRKPYSRLLHNYRVADRIDPSLDMVQRDLLLLSPLERLGPLRLDPTFRLYVSDKDRATYRAYMEGKGVDFTKPIVLAAVATRIEGKGWEMERMVGVLRHVIDTFHPQIILNHSGYRELEISLMLYERMDYDPHILPEIEATTLRELRALTSLCDFFFGNEGGPRHIAQALDTPSYAIYPPGISRRLWLPGDSPRHRGISPDDIAPPSPTATRAERFDLVTVDRVWSDLEPMMREYLGYAQ